A stretch of the Actinotalea sp. JY-7876 genome encodes the following:
- a CDS encoding glycosyltransferase, with amino-acid sequence MPLDSFFTDLRIGEISAEQLWAAFPLAAAGIVVWSLWLYRVILSRRASPVVNDFRTTTSVVVPSFHEDPDILMRCLHSWLSQEPTEVIIVLDLADTEAQQRIVALGDPRVRAVMFRHAGKRSALGVGMRLATSELLVLVDSDTSWRPGLLEAVQMPFVDPGVGGVSTQQNVYERGSSVWRRIADWLVDLRYYDYVPAMGAAGAVACLSGRTAAYRRAAVEPVIANLEDEFFLGRRCIAGDDGRLTWLVLASGYTTVHQSTARALSMFPASFRAFVKQRVRWSRNSYRCYLTAIYKGWLWQVPFVTKITVLQILLTPVTMGLTLGYLVFARLEATPVSIALAVGWVLLGRGIRGWSHLRKHPGEILLLPLLALIVIMVALPIKLYAFVTMNKQGWLTRHADQMGGDGQTASTMRREASVLQAPAVPVTAREAEKVPA; translated from the coding sequence ATGCCGCTCGACTCCTTCTTCACCGATCTGAGGATCGGTGAGATCTCCGCCGAACAGCTCTGGGCTGCGTTCCCGCTCGCCGCTGCCGGCATCGTCGTGTGGAGCCTGTGGCTCTACCGCGTGATCCTGTCGCGCCGTGCCAGCCCGGTCGTCAACGACTTCCGCACCACGACCTCGGTCGTCGTCCCGTCCTTCCACGAGGACCCGGACATCCTCATGCGCTGCTTGCACAGCTGGCTGTCGCAGGAGCCCACCGAGGTCATCATCGTGCTCGACCTCGCCGACACCGAGGCGCAGCAGCGGATCGTGGCGCTCGGGGACCCCCGGGTCCGCGCCGTGATGTTCCGGCACGCAGGCAAGCGGTCGGCCCTCGGCGTCGGGATGCGTCTGGCCACCAGCGAGCTGCTCGTCCTCGTGGACTCGGACACCTCATGGCGCCCCGGCCTGCTCGAGGCCGTCCAGATGCCGTTCGTGGACCCCGGCGTGGGCGGGGTCAGCACCCAGCAGAACGTCTACGAGCGCGGCTCGAGCGTGTGGCGCCGCATCGCCGACTGGCTGGTCGACCTGCGCTACTACGACTACGTCCCGGCGATGGGCGCCGCCGGCGCCGTCGCCTGCCTGTCCGGGCGCACGGCGGCCTACCGCCGCGCGGCCGTCGAGCCCGTGATCGCGAACCTCGAGGACGAGTTCTTCCTCGGCCGACGGTGCATCGCCGGTGACGACGGGCGCCTGACGTGGCTCGTCCTGGCGTCCGGGTACACGACGGTGCACCAGTCGACAGCACGGGCGCTGTCCATGTTCCCCGCGTCGTTCCGGGCCTTCGTCAAGCAGCGCGTCCGGTGGAGCCGGAACTCCTACCGCTGCTACCTGACGGCGATCTACAAGGGGTGGTTGTGGCAGGTGCCGTTCGTCACGAAGATCACCGTGCTGCAGATCCTCCTCACCCCGGTCACGATGGGCCTGACGCTCGGCTACCTGGTCTTCGCCCGCCTCGAGGCGACGCCCGTGAGCATCGCTCTCGCCGTGGGCTGGGTGCTGCTCGGCCGCGGTATCCGCGGCTGGTCGCACCTGAGGAAGCACCCCGGGGAGATCCTCCTGCTGCCGCTCCTCGCGCTGATCGTGATCATGGTGGCGTTGCCGATCAAGCTCTACGCCTTCGTCACCATGAACAAGCAGGGCTGGCTGACCCGGCACGCCGACCAGATGGGCGGCGACGGCCAGACGGCGAGCACGATGCGCCGCGAGGCGTCCGTCCTGCAGGCCCCCGCCGTTCCCGTGACGGCTCGCGAGGCGGAGAAGGTCCCCGCATGA
- a CDS encoding nitrous oxide reductase family maturation protein NosD translates to MTRGRALRLLAGSLVVLAAGCTSPAPEPPPSDDARPEATSAPIEPEESPGGAPVLGEEGEPVSPSPEPSDDEDDEDGDRGRRRGPELLSEPSPFPEWMTRPSPDDGLCPTPTVRVSDADELQDALDDAGPGTVIGLAPGVYIGKFVTTASGTADAPARLCGEADAVLDGDNQRGGYVLHLDGAQHWVLSGFTVRNGQKGVMADGTTGTTISGLTVYGIGDEGIHLRAHSTDNLVAHNTISDTGRRREKFGEGVYVGTANSNWCRITDCDPDLSDRNQVIGNAVYAGTSESVDIKEGTSDGLVEGNQFDGSTITGADSWVDVKGNDWTIRDNVGHGTPMDGFQTHDVYEGWGEQNEFLDNEGSLDDPEGFLVAMRPANDNVARCSNRLLGDIGELSNERCV, encoded by the coding sequence GTGACCCGGGGCCGCGCGCTGCGGCTGCTCGCGGGGTCGCTCGTGGTCCTGGCAGCGGGCTGCACCTCCCCGGCACCCGAGCCGCCGCCGTCGGACGACGCACGTCCGGAGGCGACGTCGGCGCCGATCGAGCCGGAGGAGAGCCCCGGCGGTGCGCCGGTGCTGGGCGAGGAGGGCGAGCCGGTCTCGCCGTCGCCCGAGCCCAGCGACGACGAGGATGACGAGGACGGCGACCGGGGTCGCCGCCGCGGCCCCGAGCTGCTCTCCGAGCCCTCCCCGTTCCCGGAGTGGATGACGAGGCCGAGCCCCGACGACGGGCTGTGCCCGACGCCGACGGTCCGGGTCTCGGACGCGGACGAGCTGCAGGACGCTCTGGACGACGCGGGCCCCGGCACCGTCATCGGTCTGGCGCCCGGCGTCTACATCGGCAAGTTCGTCACGACGGCGTCCGGCACCGCCGACGCGCCGGCGCGTCTGTGCGGGGAGGCGGACGCCGTCCTCGACGGCGACAACCAGCGCGGCGGGTACGTCCTTCACCTGGACGGTGCGCAGCACTGGGTGCTCAGCGGTTTCACCGTGCGCAACGGCCAGAAGGGCGTGATGGCGGACGGCACGACCGGGACCACCATCAGTGGGCTCACCGTCTACGGCATCGGTGACGAGGGGATCCACCTGCGGGCCCACAGCACGGACAACCTGGTCGCGCACAACACGATCAGCGACACCGGTCGGCGCCGGGAGAAGTTCGGCGAAGGCGTCTACGTGGGCACCGCGAACAGCAACTGGTGCCGGATCACCGACTGCGACCCGGACCTGAGCGACCGCAACCAGGTCATCGGCAACGCGGTCTACGCCGGCACGAGCGAGAGCGTCGACATCAAGGAGGGCACGAGCGACGGGCTCGTCGAGGGCAACCAGTTCGACGGCTCGACCATCACCGGCGCGGACTCGTGGGTCGACGTCAAGGGCAACGACTGGACGATCCGGGACAACGTGGGTCACGGGACCCCGATGGACGGCTTCCAGACGCACGACGTCTACGAGGGTTGGGGCGAGCAGAACGAGTTCCTCGACAACGAGGGCTCCCTGGACGACCCGGAGGGCTTCCTGGTCGCGATGCGCCCGGCGAACGACAACGTCGCCCGCTGCTCCAACCGGTTGCTCGGCGACATCGGAGAGCTCTCGAACGAGCGATGCGTATGA
- the prfB gene encoding peptide chain release factor 2 — protein MAATDFTSEIAALRSTLGTIRAVTDPERLRARIADLSEKASAPDLWDDADAAQKVTSALSHAQSELDRIAELEQRLEDLETLVEMAQEEDDADTLADAESELAGLRRDLGALEVRTLLNGEYDSREAVVTIRAGAGGVDAADFAEMLLRMYLRWAERHGYPTAVLDTSYAEEAGLKSATFEVKVPYAFGNLSVEAGTHRLVRISPFDNQGRRQTSFAAVEVVPLIEQTDHIDIPENELKVDVFRSSGPGGQSVNTTDSAVRLTHLPTGTVVSMQNEKSQIQNRAAALRVLQSRLLLLRQAQEKATQKELAGDIKASWGDQMRSYVLQPYQMVKDLRTEHEVGNPSAVFDGDIDDFIEAGIRWRRSGGADA, from the coding sequence GTGGCAGCCACCGACTTCACCTCCGAGATCGCCGCCCTGCGCTCGACGCTCGGCACCATCCGCGCCGTGACCGACCCCGAGCGCCTGCGCGCCCGCATCGCCGACCTGTCGGAGAAGGCGTCCGCGCCGGACCTGTGGGACGACGCCGACGCCGCCCAGAAGGTCACGTCCGCCCTCTCGCACGCGCAGTCGGAGCTCGACCGCATCGCGGAGCTCGAGCAGCGCCTCGAGGACCTCGAGACGCTCGTGGAGATGGCGCAGGAGGAGGACGACGCCGACACGCTCGCCGACGCCGAGTCCGAGCTGGCCGGCCTGCGCCGGGACCTCGGTGCGCTCGAGGTGCGCACCCTCCTCAACGGCGAGTACGACTCGCGCGAGGCCGTCGTGACCATCCGCGCGGGAGCCGGCGGCGTCGACGCCGCCGACTTCGCCGAGATGCTGCTGCGCATGTACCTGCGCTGGGCCGAGCGCCACGGGTACCCGACCGCTGTGCTCGACACGTCCTACGCCGAGGAGGCCGGCCTGAAGTCCGCGACCTTCGAGGTCAAGGTGCCCTACGCGTTCGGCAACCTGTCGGTCGAGGCCGGGACGCACCGCCTCGTGCGCATCTCCCCGTTCGACAACCAGGGGCGCCGCCAGACGTCGTTCGCCGCGGTCGAGGTGGTCCCGCTCATCGAGCAGACCGACCACATCGACATCCCCGAGAACGAGCTCAAGGTCGACGTGTTCCGCTCGTCCGGGCCGGGTGGGCAGTCGGTCAACACGACGGACTCCGCCGTGCGCCTGACCCACCTGCCCACCGGCACCGTGGTGTCGATGCAGAACGAGAAGAGCCAGATCCAGAACCGGGCCGCCGCGCTGCGCGTGCTCCAGTCGCGCCTGCTCCTCCTGCGCCAGGCGCAGGAGAAGGCCACCCAGAAGGAGCTCGCGGGCGACATCAAGGCGAGCTGGGGCGACCAGATGCGCTCCTACGTCCTGCAGCCGTACCAGATGGTCAAGGACCTGCGGACCGAGCACGAGGTCGGCAACCCCTCCGCGGTGTTCGACGGCGACATCGACGACTTCATCGAGGCCGGCATCCGGTGGCGGCGCAGCGGCGGTGCCGACGCCTGA
- a CDS encoding right-handed parallel beta-helix repeat-containing protein — protein sequence MSRRRVPRPSSRPACRAATVVALAVALACTAAPASASESADPGGGGSPAAEESAREAATDRAAADDDAATVLGSAYPGNPVTEPSLVADEEDRLADVQTVGRMIQWGKLPVFGAYRLSTGSAYTLVLTRRSEPYTLSDLLELAPQTFVREPDGAYLLSENIVVQPGARLVMSNTGPLTIRMASDTDRFVSIVNMGGELEIVGTAASPVTLTSWNRDSGTEDETTQDGRAYVRSVGGKVTLEGTTFSHLGFWSGRTGGVALTGVDRPSEGALEEYGRDLGDAVASNNAASGLDVPFGTVPDANPTVVDPTVVDPAVVDPTVVDPAVPRGEVLQDATAGSPVEGLLPAGTLPVPYTDDEDPEYSYVSAKVEDVTFDGNAFGLFISSANGVDISGSTITGSLVDGLTMHRYVVNAAVTDTVSEDNAGHGFVLARATTGIVLSEVSARRNSGSGIVIRGSALANGPSATGMPVGDYGNNSVSNSSADENARYGIEIIGGRNISLNSNDVTANDMGIVVREGASDITLVGNHFEDNVRHAVALRDAATDVEITGNIISDSPTGVYVRDSSATVVRNTLDGLTNHAVTAIGLTPGTLVEANTVSGRGPSAVDVKRAEGATVGENDLSDWESTKPFWTAVRNTLQPLTLMWLALGLIVISTAVKGARQRRERRHPYQEQAKMADLVEAPVDLGRAEDPPGDGGKHARGGRELVDAERGGQ from the coding sequence ATGAGCCGCCGCCGCGTGCCCCGGCCCTCGTCACGACCCGCCTGTCGCGCCGCGACCGTCGTCGCGCTCGCCGTCGCGCTCGCCTGCACCGCCGCGCCGGCCTCCGCGAGCGAGAGCGCGGACCCGGGGGGCGGCGGGTCGCCGGCGGCCGAGGAGTCCGCCCGCGAGGCCGCGACCGACCGCGCCGCGGCGGACGACGACGCCGCGACGGTCCTCGGCTCTGCCTACCCCGGCAACCCGGTGACGGAGCCTTCGCTGGTCGCTGACGAGGAGGACCGGTTGGCGGACGTCCAGACGGTCGGCCGGATGATCCAGTGGGGCAAGCTCCCGGTGTTCGGCGCGTACCGCCTCAGCACCGGCTCGGCCTACACGCTCGTGCTCACCCGGCGCAGCGAGCCGTACACGCTGTCCGACCTCCTGGAGCTCGCACCCCAGACGTTCGTCCGTGAACCGGACGGCGCCTACCTGCTCTCGGAGAACATCGTCGTGCAGCCCGGAGCCCGGCTCGTGATGAGCAACACGGGGCCGCTGACCATCCGGATGGCGAGCGACACGGACCGCTTCGTCTCGATCGTGAACATGGGCGGCGAGCTCGAGATCGTCGGCACGGCCGCGTCCCCCGTCACGCTGACGAGCTGGAACCGCGACTCCGGGACCGAGGACGAGACCACGCAGGACGGCCGCGCGTACGTGCGCTCCGTCGGCGGCAAGGTGACCCTCGAGGGCACCACCTTCAGCCACCTCGGGTTCTGGAGCGGTCGCACGGGCGGGGTCGCCCTGACGGGCGTCGACCGTCCCAGCGAGGGCGCGCTGGAGGAGTACGGACGTGACCTCGGTGACGCGGTCGCCTCCAACAACGCCGCCAGCGGCCTCGACGTCCCCTTCGGGACGGTGCCGGACGCCAACCCGACGGTGGTGGACCCGACCGTGGTGGACCCGGCCGTGGTGGACCCGACCGTGGTGGACCCGGCCGTGCCGCGCGGCGAGGTGCTCCAGGACGCCACCGCCGGGTCCCCGGTCGAGGGCCTGCTGCCCGCGGGCACCTTGCCGGTGCCGTACACGGACGACGAGGACCCGGAGTACAGCTACGTCTCCGCGAAGGTGGAGGACGTGACCTTCGACGGGAACGCCTTCGGCCTCTTCATCTCGAGCGCCAACGGCGTCGACATCTCCGGCTCGACCATCACCGGGAGCCTCGTGGACGGCCTGACGATGCACCGGTACGTGGTCAACGCGGCCGTCACCGACACGGTCTCGGAGGACAACGCCGGCCACGGGTTCGTGCTCGCCCGCGCGACCACCGGCATCGTGCTGAGCGAGGTCTCCGCGCGCCGCAACAGCGGCAGTGGGATCGTCATCCGCGGCAGCGCCCTGGCGAACGGGCCGAGCGCGACCGGGATGCCGGTGGGCGACTACGGCAACAACTCCGTGAGCAACAGCAGCGCCGACGAGAACGCCCGGTACGGGATCGAGATCATCGGCGGCCGGAACATCAGCCTGAACTCCAACGACGTGACGGCGAACGACATGGGGATCGTCGTCCGCGAGGGCGCCTCCGACATCACGCTCGTCGGCAACCACTTCGAGGACAACGTCCGGCACGCCGTGGCCCTGCGTGACGCTGCCACGGACGTCGAGATTACCGGCAACATCATCTCGGACAGCCCGACCGGGGTGTACGTCCGGGACTCCTCCGCCACCGTCGTGCGGAACACCTTGGACGGTCTGACGAACCACGCCGTGACCGCCATCGGCCTCACACCGGGGACGCTCGTCGAGGCGAACACCGTCTCGGGGCGTGGCCCCAGCGCGGTGGACGTCAAGCGCGCCGAGGGTGCGACCGTGGGCGAGAACGACCTGTCCGACTGGGAGAGCACGAAGCCCTTCTGGACCGCCGTGCGCAACACGCTGCAGCCGCTGACCCTCATGTGGCTCGCGCTGGGGCTCATCGTCATCAGCACCGCGGTCAAGGGGGCTCGCCAACGGCGCGAACGGCGCCACCCCTACCAGGAGCAGGCCAAGATGGCCGACCTCGTCGAGGCACCCGTGGACCTCGGCAGGGCCGAGGACCCGCCGGGCGACGGCGGGAAGCACGCGCGCGGCGGGCGCGAGCTCGTCGATGCCGAGCGGGGCGGACAGTGA
- a CDS encoding UDP-glucose/GDP-mannose dehydrogenase family protein codes for MSTIATPAGQPAVVLHPRLTVIGTGYLGATHAVCMAAVGYDVLGVDVDPRKIEALNNGEVPFFEPGLPELLKDALASGRLRFTQDFAEAAEFGDVHFICVGTPQAKGSPAADLSYVHAAVESLAVNLRRRALVVGKSTVPIGTAAQLRDRIHAVAPAGTAVELAWNPEFLREGYAVADTLQPDRMVFGVESPWAAAQLAAAFAPVVDRGTPVVQCDLATAELVKVAANSFLATKISYINAMAEVCEVTGADVNLLARALSYDERIGGRFLKPGLGFGGGCLPKDIRAFAARAAELGVGQAVSFLHEVDAINVRRRRRTVDLVREISGGSLTGVKVAALGAAFKPNSDDIRDAPALDVARMLHQEGAAVRVYDPQAMANARRAYPDLSYADSLPAAVQGADVVVLLTEWEQFRHADPEMMGWLVAQRRVVDGRHALDADAYRAAGWEYRALGRPATPATVELATAAADSLDLSSRMDLAAQLLRRPAVDALR; via the coding sequence ATGAGCACGATCGCCACCCCTGCCGGGCAGCCGGCCGTCGTCCTGCATCCCCGCCTCACCGTCATCGGCACCGGCTACCTGGGCGCGACCCATGCCGTCTGCATGGCGGCCGTCGGGTACGACGTCCTGGGCGTCGACGTCGACCCCCGCAAGATCGAGGCGCTCAACAACGGTGAGGTCCCCTTCTTCGAGCCCGGGCTGCCGGAGCTGCTGAAGGACGCGCTCGCCAGCGGCCGCCTGCGCTTCACGCAGGACTTCGCCGAGGCCGCCGAGTTCGGTGACGTCCACTTCATCTGCGTCGGCACCCCGCAGGCGAAGGGCTCACCGGCCGCGGACCTGTCCTACGTCCACGCCGCCGTCGAGTCCCTCGCGGTGAACCTGCGCCGCCGGGCGCTCGTCGTCGGCAAGTCGACGGTGCCGATCGGCACCGCCGCCCAGCTGCGCGACCGCATCCATGCCGTCGCCCCCGCCGGCACCGCCGTCGAGCTGGCGTGGAACCCGGAGTTCCTGCGCGAGGGGTACGCCGTCGCGGACACCCTGCAGCCGGACCGCATGGTCTTCGGCGTGGAGTCCCCGTGGGCCGCGGCCCAGCTCGCCGCGGCCTTCGCGCCCGTGGTCGACCGGGGCACGCCCGTCGTGCAGTGCGATCTCGCCACGGCGGAGCTCGTCAAGGTCGCGGCGAACTCGTTCCTCGCCACGAAGATCTCCTACATCAACGCCATGGCGGAGGTCTGCGAGGTCACCGGGGCCGACGTCAACCTCCTGGCCCGGGCGCTGTCCTACGACGAGCGCATCGGCGGCCGCTTCCTCAAGCCCGGGCTGGGCTTCGGTGGCGGCTGCCTGCCCAAGGACATCCGTGCCTTCGCCGCCCGGGCCGCGGAGCTCGGGGTCGGTCAGGCGGTGTCCTTCCTGCACGAGGTCGACGCCATCAACGTCCGTCGACGTCGGCGCACGGTCGACCTGGTCCGCGAGATCTCCGGCGGAAGCCTCACCGGGGTGAAGGTCGCCGCGCTCGGGGCGGCCTTCAAGCCCAACTCCGACGACATCCGTGACGCCCCGGCCCTGGACGTCGCGCGAATGCTGCACCAGGAGGGTGCCGCGGTCCGGGTGTACGACCCGCAGGCGATGGCCAACGCCCGCCGTGCCTATCCGGATCTCAGCTACGCGGACTCGCTGCCGGCGGCCGTGCAGGGCGCCGACGTGGTGGTGCTCCTCACCGAGTGGGAGCAGTTCCGCCACGCCGACCCGGAGATGATGGGCTGGCTCGTCGCGCAGCGGCGGGTCGTCGACGGGCGTCACGCGCTCGACGCCGATGCCTACCGCGCCGCCGGATGGGAGTACCGGGCGCTCGGCCGGCCGGCCACACCGGCCACCGTGGAGCTGGCGACGGCGGCGGCCGACAGCCTCGACCTGTCGAGCCGGATGGACCTCGCTGCGCAGCTGCTGCGGCGACCTGCGGTCGACGCCCTCCGTTGA
- a CDS encoding helix-turn-helix transcriptional regulator — MAEPLPAFVGRVDLLDRARLALSDPHSHGIVIHGAPGVGTTAFVHQLEAGLDPRVAVRHTHSSVGSGGVPYGAVMPLLRDGAIDAVEHPLRALRSAVDHLVAQGAHSVVLVVHGARHVDAWSALVLSTLASVPDCSLVLVADSLRTLPRDIAVLVREGAMTALDIPPLTLEETAQLLAGRWGHAPTRLVERLWRASRGNVRSLVALVEHVDDVGPGALLDVDRWPGRAGLDTALPTAYAALTPSDRRLLEVLALAGGLSLPHAARVGGPDSVDALLSGGLAGVTAPPRPTVRVCTDVVAAAVRHQVGAGRRVQLLHATFPNGEPEDEDLVLRYARWAADGGVGVSPGTASRAARLALEAGDAPTALLVLDAVPQADRSPAHGVLTGLALLLAGEGRGGLDALLSLPRLLPDDDEAAAQVAWGLGACPDLTLPHDAGRWGTAGRLLLDLAPTAWRSWLPASRAAVAAVADLAAGGALPALEPLRAEAVRLADLAGADDVDRAAWHAAVRWRLAEAIALTEGRPPAGPGSGTVVEGAPPGGGGDGLDARTHGRLSAVLVDYLTGRDLVVVPPGAADGEPGVTALDDLCAGLHALRAGALGEARAALEAVLTVPVALDAAGARTVAHAAAALAAAEDGDRSAAREHLARVTGSGRWLPARVATLLATSAELALGEPGAATRLVDEGRHDAAAGRPLMAARFFLVPALAGDREAADLLGMTAGHIDGPLARWGWALAVGLAGDDAAPLLAAAADAEECGRRGVARSVAALALAAAVRRDDTELAREARAVQARIGARSRRAGLSGAHHLTVRESQIAALVTQGLDNHEVARALHLSVRTVEGHVSRIYAKLGVASRSELAALLG, encoded by the coding sequence ATGGCCGAACCCCTGCCCGCGTTCGTCGGGCGTGTCGACCTCCTCGACCGCGCCCGGCTGGCCCTGTCCGACCCGCACTCGCACGGGATCGTGATCCACGGTGCGCCCGGCGTCGGGACCACGGCATTCGTCCACCAGCTCGAGGCGGGTCTGGACCCCCGCGTCGCGGTGCGGCACACCCACAGCTCGGTCGGCTCAGGAGGCGTGCCGTACGGCGCGGTGATGCCCCTGCTGCGCGACGGTGCCATCGATGCGGTCGAGCACCCCCTGCGTGCCCTGCGCTCCGCGGTCGACCACCTCGTCGCCCAGGGCGCCCACTCGGTGGTCCTGGTGGTCCACGGCGCCCGGCACGTGGACGCATGGAGCGCCCTCGTGCTGTCCACCCTCGCCTCGGTGCCGGACTGCTCCCTCGTGCTCGTCGCGGACTCGCTCCGCACGCTTCCGCGTGACATCGCGGTCCTCGTGCGCGAGGGCGCCATGACCGCCCTCGACATCCCGCCGCTCACGCTGGAGGAGACGGCTCAGCTCCTGGCCGGGCGCTGGGGCCACGCGCCGACGCGTCTGGTCGAGCGCCTGTGGCGAGCCAGCCGGGGGAACGTGCGCTCGCTCGTCGCCCTGGTCGAGCACGTCGACGACGTCGGCCCGGGGGCGCTGCTCGACGTCGACCGCTGGCCCGGGCGCGCCGGCCTCGACACGGCGTTGCCGACCGCGTACGCCGCGCTCACGCCCTCCGACCGCCGGCTGCTCGAGGTCCTCGCCCTCGCCGGAGGGCTCTCGCTGCCCCACGCGGCGCGGGTGGGGGGCCCCGACTCCGTGGACGCGCTCCTCAGCGGCGGCCTGGCAGGCGTCACTGCGCCGCCGCGGCCGACGGTGCGGGTCTGCACCGACGTCGTCGCGGCAGCGGTGCGGCACCAGGTGGGCGCGGGGAGGCGGGTGCAGCTCCTGCACGCGACGTTCCCGAACGGCGAGCCGGAGGACGAGGACCTCGTGCTGCGGTACGCCCGGTGGGCCGCCGACGGCGGCGTCGGTGTGTCGCCCGGCACGGCCTCGCGGGCCGCCCGGCTCGCCCTCGAGGCCGGTGACGCCCCGACGGCGCTGCTCGTGCTCGACGCCGTCCCGCAGGCCGACCGGTCGCCGGCGCACGGCGTCCTCACCGGCCTGGCGCTGCTGCTCGCGGGAGAAGGACGGGGCGGGCTGGACGCGCTCCTGTCGCTGCCCCGGCTGCTGCCCGACGACGACGAGGCGGCCGCGCAGGTCGCCTGGGGCCTGGGCGCGTGCCCCGACCTGACGCTGCCGCACGATGCCGGGCGCTGGGGCACCGCGGGGCGGCTGCTGCTCGACCTCGCGCCGACGGCGTGGCGGTCGTGGCTGCCCGCGAGCCGGGCCGCCGTCGCCGCCGTGGCCGACCTGGCCGCCGGGGGAGCCCTGCCCGCGCTGGAGCCGTTGCGCGCGGAGGCGGTACGCCTCGCCGACCTGGCCGGCGCCGACGACGTCGACCGCGCGGCCTGGCACGCCGCGGTCCGCTGGCGGCTCGCCGAGGCGATCGCCCTCACGGAGGGGCGACCCCCGGCGGGGCCGGGGAGCGGGACGGTCGTGGAGGGCGCCCCACCCGGCGGCGGGGGCGACGGGCTCGACGCGCGCACCCACGGGCGCCTGTCCGCGGTGCTCGTCGACTACCTCACGGGACGGGACCTCGTCGTCGTGCCCCCGGGTGCGGCGGACGGCGAGCCGGGCGTGACGGCGCTGGACGACCTGTGCGCCGGCCTCCACGCCCTGCGGGCGGGGGCCCTCGGCGAGGCGCGCGCCGCCCTGGAGGCCGTGCTCACCGTGCCTGTGGCGCTGGATGCCGCCGGCGCGCGCACCGTCGCGCACGCTGCCGCGGCCCTCGCGGCCGCCGAGGACGGCGACCGGTCCGCCGCCCGGGAGCACCTCGCCCGGGTGACGGGCTCCGGGCGCTGGCTGCCCGCGCGCGTCGCCACGCTGCTCGCCACCTCCGCCGAGCTGGCGCTCGGGGAGCCGGGTGCCGCGACCCGGCTGGTGGACGAGGGGCGGCACGACGCCGCCGCGGGCCGTCCGCTGATGGCGGCTCGCTTCTTCCTCGTGCCGGCGCTGGCCGGCGACCGCGAGGCGGCCGACCTCCTCGGCATGACGGCGGGGCACATCGACGGCCCGCTCGCGCGGTGGGGCTGGGCCCTCGCGGTCGGCCTGGCCGGCGACGACGCCGCCCCGCTGCTCGCGGCCGCGGCGGACGCCGAGGAGTGCGGACGGCGGGGTGTCGCGCGGAGCGTCGCGGCCCTGGCCCTCGCGGCCGCCGTGCGCCGTGACGACACGGAGCTGGCGCGGGAAGCCCGCGCGGTGCAGGCGCGCATCGGGGCGCGCAGCCGGCGCGCCGGCCTCTCCGGAGCTCACCACCTGACGGTCAGGGAGTCGCAGATCGCCGCCCTGGTCACCCAGGGGCTCGACAACCACGAGGTGGCGAGGGCGCTGCACCTCTCGGTTCGCACGGTCGAGGGCCACGTCTCGCGCATCTACGCCAAGCTCGGCGTCGCGAGCCGGTCCGAGCTCGCCGCCCTCCTCGGCTGA